In the Trichoderma atroviride chromosome 4, complete sequence genome, TCCCTCACGGAACCTATCTTGTTAGCGACACCCTTGTGATTCCTCCTGGAAGCCGGTAAGTAGTATCAAATTTCATCCTCTCTAGAACCATGGACTGATGAAACTACAGACTCCACGGAGAGGTTTGGTCTGAGATCAGCGCTACTGGGTCCAAGTTCAAAAACGCCAATCACCCCGTGCCAATGGTCCAGGTCGGATATCCTGGCCAGGTTGGCGTCGCGCAATTTGTCGACATGCTCTTCACCGTTGCCGACATCCTCCCCGGCTGCAAGCTCGTCGAGGTCAATATGGCCGGCCTCAAGGCTGGAGACGTGGGTTTCTTCAACTCCCACTTCCGCCTGGGAGGTGCTCGAGGCTCCAAGGTCCAGACCAACTGCGACGATCCCGCAACTTGCAAGGCTGCGCGAGTTTGCGCCCATCTCACGGCTCTGTCTTCCTCGTACTGGGAGAACAGCTGGTGTTGGAGTGCTGATCACGATCTTGATGATGACAACGGTGCTAACCCTTCCACTGCCGGTGGTTTCTTGGTGGAATCCATTCGATCGACCTGGATGCTGGGTATCGGCAGCGAGCACAACTCCCTGTACCAAATCAACATCCACAAGGCGCAGAACGTCTTCCTGGGCTTCCAGCAGAGCGAGACGCCATACTGGCAGGGCAACAACTCTGGTCTATTGACGCCTCTTCCTTGGACCGGCTCTCTGTTGGACAGCGACCCAGACTTTAGCTGGTGCGCAGCCGACGATGCTCAGTGCCGCATGGCCATTTTCCAGTACATCCACGACTCTAGCAACGTCAATGTATACGGCGGCGGCTACTGGGTCTTCTTCAACGGCATCAACCGCGACGGCTGCTCTGCAGAATGCCAGCAGAACGCCGTCATTTACACCGATAACAAGAAGCTGTTTAGTTACGGTGTGAGCACGCATAATGTTAGGACCATGGTGCTCGAGTCAACCGGAGGAAAGGACGTGGCTGAAGTGACGGATACCGCAAACGCGGGAGGGTGGCAGAGCCATGGTGGTGTCATGGCTGCGTACTTGGGACAGAGCAGCTATTAAGATGCCGATTTGTAGATGTTAAGATACGATGAACGAAATATGAAGAAATGCGAATCATGTTTGATGCAGCCTCTTTGGTGCTTCTGCACGTGTACTGTTCTCCAACACAAACGAAAAGAACGATTTGGCGATCCAATCTCTGATAAACAGCATACTGTCCAGTCGTAGGAGCGAGCAACCTTGGGGTTGGAGATGATTGTGGAGACGATGGAGCATTAAGCGGTGGAATGGGGAAAATTGTAGCTCGCCTGGCTGCCATATTTTGAACCGTCACATTCTCATTCTCTCGTATTAAACTCTTCAAGCAACATCTGTATATTCCTTCTCAAATTCCCTAGCCAAGCAAGAGTCACTCACAATGGCTGGCAACTCcgcaaacaaacaaattgTGCTCATCACGGGCGGCAATCAAGGCATCGGCTTCGAAATCGTAAAGAAGCTTGTCGCAGAGCAGCCAACCTACCATGTGCTCCTCGGCTGTCGCGCTCTATCAAAGGGCGAAGAAGCCATATCAAAACTCGAGAAGCTTGCCGGCTTGGTTTCCCCCATCGAAGTGGACGTCACTTCAAATGACTCAATCGCAGCCTGTGTGGCGCAAATCGACCGCCAGCATGGAAAACTCGACGTGCTCATCAACAATGCTGGCATTGGAAGACATGCAGTGGAGGATTTGCCGAGCCTCAGGGCCAAGATGGCTGCGCTCTTTGACGTCAACGTGTTTGGCGTTATGGAGATGACAGACGCAGCCATCCCGCTGTTGAAGAAAGCCGCTGACCAGGGCTCAGTGCCGCGAATCGTTTTTATCACTTCAGAGATGGGGTCACTGGGGAACACGCTCAACTCCTCGTGGAAGTACTACAAGAGCAATACATCCGTCCCGTATAAGTCTAGCAAAGCCGCTGCCAACATGATTGGGGCATGCTATTCGACATTATTCCAGAATGAAGGCTGGAAGATCAACTGCTGCTGTCCTGGGTTCCGTAAAACTGCCTTCAATCACCACATGTCTAATGCTATGGACGTGGAGGAGGGCGCTGTAAGGGCTTTCGAGTTGGCAACTCTCGATAAAGATGGGCCGACAGGGACGTTTAGCAATATTGATGGAACCGAGCCGTGGTGAAGGAGTGTTGACAGAAACAATTATGCAGCTCTTAATCAAGGCATTCACGGACGAGTTGATAAAGCGACTTATAGCGAGCAATTTGTCGACAATAACCATTTATAAGAATCTCTCATTGCTAAACTCCCACATTAATTCAATTACAAAGTGTGTCTGATCGTATCCAACATGTCCATATACATTGCATGAAGCTCAAAAAAGATTGaacagcagcctcaacatCGCCTCTGTCAAATACCGGCTACATCGCAGTCGGCGGAAGCCTTAACCAGTCAAAAGTGTCCAGCAGTCCAAAATTAAAATCGTTCATATCCTCCGGCAAGTTCGTATCCCATGCCATTTCAAATTCCTGCTGAGGTGCTGGATTTGGCGTGGGATTCAATGCCTGCTCAATTACTCTCTCAACCACCGTCCTGATACTGTTGCACAGATGAGCGCCCGGCGTGGACGGTCCAATCCACTCAAGAAAGCCGACCAGCAAGGTCAGCTGCTTGATGATCATGGATTTGGTaatcttcgtcgtcgtcggtgaTTCTGCAGCACCAGAGCAAGTCCTCAAAAGTTCCATGCATAGAATCCCCCCTGCAGGTCCGGCATATACCATGACGAGCCACTCGTAGTCTCCCTGTAGACCATCCAGGCGATTCTGCTGCGTCCAGAACGTAACGGTAAGTGAAATCATTTCCAGACTAATCTCAAGTGTTTGTGCGCTGTAAAGACCATCTCCCTTGTACGACAGCTTCtcaatgaagaagaggctgcttAGGTGCTCCAATCGTACTATCAATCTGCTGTAGAGGGTGATGCCGTTAATTTCGGGATCACTAAAGTCTTCGCTTCTAAGCCGTAGTCCTATTGGAAATCGTGATATGGTTTCCATTTCTCGTTTGCGCAGTTCGCTTTTCATATCTGAGTTAGTGCAGATTTAAGTGAGGAGGGCTCAAGAGTGCTCACGTACTCAATATCATAGTTGTTACTCGCGACATTGGGTGCTTGGAGCACCATCTCCAAGATTTCGCTCCGTATCTTTGAGCTCATGTGTTGAGCCCGTATAAACGTCATGGGGTAAAACTTTCCATCGAGATTCCATCCATCCTTGTCCAGACGGTAGTCCGTGATCTTGGGATCAAATAATGAAGCATTGTCGATATCGAGGGGTGGTGGTGTGGAACAAAGCCTGCTCCTAAGCAGCGGCGGCCGGCCAGTCAAAGTCGACAACATCATATCAGCATTGAAGACGGCACCAAAGATCTTTCGCTTAGCCTGGACAGCTACTGATTCTTCTGGCAGCGAGCCGGATGACTGAGGTGTGTGGAGACCGAGAAAAGTAGCCATGGCGACGGCTTCTGCATGCAGACACCAGAATTCCGCACCTGGTTTGGACAATTAGAGATTCATCATAACTGAGCATTATTGTAATATAGCATGTAATAAAGCTCACCTGTGTCACCAGTGATGAGCGAGGCTGACAGACTGCTCAGGTGTAGGAGGAATACCATCATTGTGTTGTTACAGTTGGCCAGTCGGCAGAGGTTGAGGCATTTCGTTGTGCCACTTTTGTACATCTGCATCAGGTTTCTACGGTTGTGGTCTCCAAGTTGTTTGCACTGTTCGTGGTTACCGTTTTCTAACAGTGAAGTGGCTCCAAAAGTCCAATATCCGAATAAGATGCCAATGCTTTCCCAGCGAAAATTGACCCCAGAGAAGGCGTCATACCATTCGTCAGGGTCTGTGAAATCTTCCCGAAGGGGCTTGGAACTAttttgaaaaagaaacaacgCCATCTGTGACAATGCCTCGTTGCTTCTCTCCCCTTCTAAAAAGTGTCCCAGCGTCTTCCACAGTGAGTCGTGGAGTCGGTCCACGGCGAGGCGGCACCAAGCGTCTGAAGGGTTCACATTCCTTGCGTATAAGAAATTGGCTCCTCCCTGTTCTGGTATTAGCCGTAGCACAGCAAAGGCAGCCTCAaaagcagctgcatctgGGACTACCGTATTAGTCGACGTCATGCCGCTGTTATTGCTGCCGGCTAAGCCATCACGGGTTGGCTCAAGGCCGGCTACACAATCGAGGTGCTTTTGAGTCTCGCGGTAGAATTCTGGGAAGCTCGTTGCCCCGAGGTAGCCACTAATTCTATCTGAAGGTGAAGCAAGATCTTTAAGAGCTGTCGGGCTTAATGTTGGTGGGCTGGGCTCTGCCGGCTGTCCATGCTGCCGGCTATCCGCCGATTGGCGTCTTATAGCACCGACTGAAGACAGAGCCGGCGTTACAAGCTGGCCCTTGATGAGGTACCGGCAGCTTTGGGGGGCGCTCTTTCGTATGCACCTCGAGCAAATAGGAAGTCTGTGGTCACAGGCGACTTTGCGCCGGCGGCATGGCTCGCAGGCCTGGGGGCGGCCGTTGCGCCTCCGGGGAATTTCAGAGGGAATAGCCAGGCTTTCACCCGTACGACTTATCATTATCGCGATAAATGGATCCGATAGAAACCGCTTTCCCTTGCTGAAGCGTCTTACAGGCGGAAATGAACTTGTGAAGACGGAGAGCCGAAGGCCTGTGATGGGAGAGAGTGAGCTTGGAGATGTGCGGCTCTCGGCTTTCGGTGATCGGCTTGGGGAGCTCGGCGTCCGGTTCCGTTTTTGATTTGCTGAGTAAAATGCCTGTTGATTCCACTTTCAACTAATTGCTGTTTGACCAGTCTTCTCTTATTGAACGACAGATGAGTTTCGCAACACACGGTCGAAAGTATAAGATAATGAAAGAATGTATAAAATATGTCATTCAAAACATTAATCTTGAGTCCGATCCTGCTTAGAAAAAACATTGAGTAATCATCAAGTATTTCCGGATGAGGTTATTGCAAAGCAACTGACTCCGTAGCCTCGCCGCATTGGGAATAGAAATTGCTGTGCAACTGCAATACCTACTGACCCTACTGACCATAGCCCAGCCTTCAAATAGGTACCTATTGAGGCGTTCATGGAACCCTTATTAGCACACATTCAGTCCAAGTTAAAATCGATATCCATTTTAGAATAAAACACGTTAAGCTAAATGAACTGTTGATACTAGTCTCACGCTCATAGGGCTGTTTAAGGAAGATGCTCATATACCAGATCTTTTGATCAAAAGTCTGTGTAAGCCGCTCAGTGACTTACAGCAAAGAGcattataataatatatacaaGACAATATAATGCTAACAGAAATACCAAGACTCTGCAGAAGCCGATTTTGTTGTAGAAGGGTCACCCTGATCTAGTCATCCTCCTCGGGaatttctccatctccccAGAATGGAAAAATCTGCCCTTCAAACTTCTTCATTCCGGGAAGTACGTAGGCAACTTCTTTCTTGCCCTCCATCATGACATAGCCACCATCTACGTAGCCAATGCTCTCCGCAATCTTCCTGGATGGGATATTATCTTCGCTGGTGACAATGCACATCTCTTTGATGCCGAATTCATCTTTCCAATATCGCGAAATCCTCGCACTCGCTTCTGATGCGTAGCCTTTCCTTCGGTGGTCGGGAGCTACCGTCCAGCCAAGGTCCATGGGGACATCAGGAGTGCGGCGACAAAACGAGATGAGTCCAATTGGAGTGGCTGGAGCATCTTTGAGGTACATGACATATATGCATGGAGTGTCTGGCCGGCGCCCGTGGGCCTCAGAcggcttcatcatcaacgaAAAAGAGAGCCGACGAACGTCGTTCTTCGTCCAGGCCCCATCGGTTGGTCCGGCTCCTGCTAGGATAAGACTGAAGATATCAGCTGAGAATTGCATGTGTGTGTCATTTTTCATGTCGAATATGGCGTATCTGAGCCGCTCTGACTCCAGTGTAGGGGCAAAAAGCCCCTCCGGCTTCGCATCCGTTACTGTGGACATGGGGATGTGCGATTCGGAAAATAAGAATAGAATTGAGAGGATTTGGCTATTAATGAAGGCCGTGTGgcttttattatagcagTTCTGGTAGGAGCTGACTGTCACGGTTAGCGACTCCTTCGCGGCTATTGCGGGCATCTGTGGGCGATGCAACCTGGCTAATTTTCCCTAGCCATCAATAGATCTTATTAGAGAGGTTAGTGAGACTAGATCTTACTTTGCATATTACCCAGCAACAGCCTATTTCTAGAGTCAGTGGAGTGTCATGGCGCTAATAACAGTCCGAGTTGTTTCAATGTCTCCTTTGCGACAAAAGTTCTGACTACCTAGATTGCTCTGAAGTGAATAGCACTTATGGCATCAGCCTTATAGAGATGCCCTCCCAGAGTAGTGTCCTTACTTCTCAAAGACTATTGGAAGTATCTCTGGGTATAACTATGATTTGCGAAACAAAATGCAAGAGGCCAATATTAATACCTGTATATACCTATGTGTGTATGGAGATAGAGAGTGATATAATACACGAAGAGGTTTGAACAGAAATGGAGAATAGAGGGGTGAACAGCCACAGTGAAGACAACTTGTGAGTTCTCAATCTGGTAATTCTCCGAGTCCTTAGCTTGTACGATTCACTCATCGTTTGTACTCGCTAACGTTAGCTTAGCTGCCCGTGCTGACAACGCCACCATTCATGTT is a window encoding:
- a CDS encoding uncharacterized protein (EggNog:ENOG41) encodes the protein MAGNSANKQIVLITGGNQGIGFEIVKKLVAEQPTYHVLLGCRALSKGEEAISKLEKLAGLVSPIEVDVTSNDSIAACVAQIDRQHGKLDVLINNAGIGRHAVEDLPSLRAKMAALFDVNVFGVMEMTDAAIPLLKKAADQGSVPRIVFITSEMGSLGNTLNSSWKYYKSNTSVPYKSSKAAANMIGACYSTLFQNEGWKINCCCPGFRKTAFNHHMSNAMDVEEGAVRAFELATLDKDGPTGTFSNIDGTEPW
- a CDS encoding uncharacterized protein (EggNog:ENOG41); this encodes MISRTGESLAIPSEIPRRRNGRPQACEPCRRRKVACDHRLPICSRCIRKSAPQSCRYLIKGQLVTPALSSVGAIRRQSADSRQHGQPAEPSPPTLSPTALKDLASPSDRISGYLGATSFPEFYRETQKHLDCVAGLEPTRDGLAGSNNSGMTSTNTVVPDAAAFEAAFAVLRLIPEQGGANFLYARNVNPSDAWCRLAVDRLHDSLWKTLGHFLEGERSNEALSQMALFLFQNSSKPLREDFTDPDEWYDAFSGVNFRWESIGILFGYWTFGATSLLENGNHEQCKQLGDHNRRNLMQMYKSGTTKCLNLCRLANCNNTMMVFLLHLSSLSASLITGDTGAEFWCLHAEAVAMATFLGLHTPQSSGSLPEESVAVQAKRKIFGAVFNADMMLSTLTGRPPLLRSRLCSTPPPLDIDNASLFDPKITDYRLDKDGWNLDGKFYPMTFIRAQHMSSKIRSEILEMVLQAPNVASNNYDIDELRKREMETISRFPIGLRLRSEDFSDPEINGITLYSRLIVRLEHLSSLFFIEKLSYKGDGLYSAQTLEISLEMISLTVTFWTQQNRLDGLQGDYEWLVMVYAGPAGGILCMELLRTCSGAAESPTTTKITKSMIIKQLTLLVGFLEWIGPSTPGAHLCNSIRTVVERVIEQALNPTPNPAPQQEFEMAWDTNLPEDMNDFNFGLLDTFDWLRLPPTAM
- a CDS encoding uncharacterized protein (EggNog:ENOG41), producing MSTVTDAKPEGLFAPTLESERLRYAIFDMKNDTHMQFSADIFSLILAGAGPTDGAWTKNDVRRLSFSLMMKPSEAHGRRPDTPCIYVMYLKDAPATPIGLISFCRRTPDVPMDLGWTVAPDHRRKGYASEASARISRYWKDEFGIKEMCIVTSEDNIPSRKIAESIGYVDGGYVMMEGKKEVAYVLPGMKKFEGQIFPFWGDGEIPEEDD